In a genomic window of Phyllostomus discolor isolate MPI-MPIP mPhyDis1 chromosome 5, mPhyDis1.pri.v3, whole genome shotgun sequence:
- the PRF1 gene encoding perforin-1: MATRVFLLGILLLLLPTPVPAPCHTAARSECRRRNLKFVPGSWLAGEGVDVTSLRRSGSFLVDTRHFLRPDGTCTLCRNSLQNTLQRLPLALTDWRAYSSVCRRHVAKAQTSSIEDVAKDAAASIKNDWRVGLEVNPKPSSSARVSVAGSHSKEANFAAQKSQQDKYSFSIDSVECRLYSSHLVHSPPLHPDFKKALRDLPPHFNASTQPDYFRLISNYGTHFIRSMELGGRISAITALHTCELTLNGLTADGVGDCLSVEAEVSIGGRASSSAEFKACEEKKKQSKMTTSFHQAYRERELEVVGGHHTSVPDMLFGNHAGPEQFATWVTSLQDNPGLVDYTLEPLHVLVGKQDPRREALQQAVSQYVTHRARWRNCSRPCPPGQQKSQNDPCQCVCHGSAVTSEGCCPRHRGLAQLVVRDFQATGLWGDIFTATDAYVKVFFGGQELRTGTEWNNNNPQWKTRLDFGDVLLSTGGPLRVQVWDADYGWDDDLLGTCDRAPQSGSQKVECNLNHGRLKFFYDAKCLPHLTGGTCLDYAPQPLLGEPPGNRSGAVW; the protein is encoded by the exons ATGGCCACCCGTGTGTTCCTCTTGGGcatcctgctcctgctgctgcccacgcctgtccccgccccctgccataCTGCCGCACGATCTGAGTGCCGGCGGCGTAATCTCAAGTTCGTGCCTGGCTCATGGCTGGCGGGGGAGGGCGTGGATGTGACCAGCCTCCGCCGCTCAGGCTCCTTCCTGGTGGACACACGGCACTTCCTACGGCCCGACGGCACCTGCACCCTCTGCCGCAACAGCCTACAGAACACCCTCCAGCGCCTGCCCCTGGCACTCACTGACTGGCGCGCCTACAGCTCGGTCTGCCGGCGCCATGTGGCCAAGGCCCAGACCAGCTCCATAGAGGATGTGGCCAAGGATGCAGCTGCCAGCATCAAAAATGACTGGCGGGTAGGACTGGAAGTGAATCCCAAGCCCAGCTCCAGTGCTCGTGTATCAGTGGCCGGCTCACATTCCAAGGAGGCCAATTTTGCGGCCCAGAAAAGCCAACAGGACAAGTACAGCTTCAGCATCGACTCAGTGGAGTGTCGCCTCTACAG TTCTCACCTGGTACACTCTCCACCACTCCACCCTGATTTCAAGAAGGCCCtcagggacctgcccccccactTCAATGCCTCCACCCAGCCCGACTACTTCAGACTCATCTCCAACTATGGCACCCACTTCATCCGCTCTATGGAGCTGGGGGGCAGGATCTCTGCCATCACCGCCCTGCACACCTGCGAGCTGACCCTGAACGGGCTCACGGCCGATGGGGTGGGGGACTGCCTGTCCGTTGAGGCCGAGGTCAGCATAGGCGGCCGTGCCAGCTCCTCGGCGGAATTCAAGGCCTGtgaagagaagaagaagcagagcAAGATGACAACCTCCTTCCACCAGGCCTACCGGGAGCGCGAGTTGGAGGTTGTAGGCGGCCACCACACCTCCGTGCCTGACATGCTGTTCGGGAACCACGCTGGGCCTGAGCAATTCGCAACCTGGGTGACCTCACTGCAGGACAACCCTGGCCTGGTGGACTATACCCTGGAGCCCCTGCACGTGCTGGTGGGGAAACAGGACCCCCGGCGGGAGGCACTGCAGCAGGCCGTCAGCCAGTACGTGACACACAGGGCCCGCTGGCGGAACTGCAGCCGGCCCTGCCCCCCGGGGCAGCAGAAGAGCCAAAACGACCCCTGCCAGTGTGTGTGCCACGGCTCGGCCGTCACCAGTGAGGGCTGCTGTCCCCggcacaggggcctggcccagctaGTGGTTAGGGACTTCCAGGCAACAGGTCTGTGGGGAGACATATTTACTGCCACGGATGCCTATGTGAAGGTTTTCTTTGGAGGCCAGGAGCTGAGGACGGGCACAGAGTGGAACAATAACAACCCCCAGTGGAAGACACGGCTGGACTTTGGGGACGTGCTCTTGTCCACAGGGGGGCCCCTAAGGGTGCAGGTCTGGGATGCAGACTATGGCTGGGACGATGATCTTCTCGGCACCTGCGACCGGGCACCACAGTCTGGCTCTCAGAAGGTGGAGTGTAACCTGAATCATGGCAGGCTGAAATTCTTCTACGATGCCAAATGCCTGCCTCACCTGACAGGGGGAACCTGCCTGGATTACGCTCCCCAACCGCTTCTGGGGGAGCCTCCTGGAAACCGGAGTGGAGCAGTATGGTAA